CATGTCAGCTCAAATGCAGGCAGCgagcagcaccagacgcgTCAACGTCATCAAGTTGCTTTTGGGATAGTGATCTATTGTAGACAGGAGGCACGATCCCATGGCGCGCTACGATGTCGAAAAGATCCATTGCATTTATTTCTCCTACTCATGCGGCAGGTGATGGGACAAACGACCCTTATGATGAGACATTTGATGCTATGCGCAAGCTTCAACGCGTCAACGCCGCATCCAgcgccagctccagctcccacGCCCAGTCTCAACAAGCACAAGCGGCGGCAAAGAGGCGGATAACATCTTGCGCCGCTTGTCGAAAGCAAAAGGTTTTGCCGTGCTGGTGTCTATCCTATCTATCCTGACGTCGGCTGGCAGCAAGCTAACAACTTGAATTCTCAATCCCTCCCCCAGATCAAATGTGAACTACTTACCGACCGTCCTCCCTGCGAGCGGTGCAAAAGGCGCAACATAGAATGTGTTATTAATACTGGGCTGCGAAATTCAATTCTCGACCAAAGGTATCGTGTCGCAAATACTCCCCCGATATTTCGTTTCCAATCATCGGATCTGATCCTGCAGCTGACCTGAGTTGATCTGAGCTGATCTGGTCTGACTAGACAACTCGCCGTTCTCGGTCGAGACTTGAGCAAAGTTCACAGCACTCTGGAGGCCGTGTGTCATCAGCTCGGAATAGAGTTGCCAAAGCCACTAGAGTCTACGGCGCTGGGAAATGTTAGCACCGGAGTTGGCGTGCAAGACGGTGACTTGGAcgatggcgaagatggaTTGTATGAACCGTCTCAGCACAACTCTCCCTCGGCTGTGTCGGCTCCCATCAACGCATATCTCGAATctgatgctgcagctcaAGGTGGTCCGAATACGGCTATGAATTCACGCCTTTACAAGAAACCCGACCTAATTAGTAAAGGGCTGATATCATTTGACGATGCCGAGGTGTTGGCCAATCACTACTTTGTCGAAATGGATCATATCCTATACGGGTTTGTGAGAGCACACAAGACCATCCATGGTCTAAGAGACGCGTCTCCAACTCTGGTCTCAGCCATCTGCACAGTCGCTGCCCTGCATCTCGCCGACTACGGCCATTTATTTGACGTCTGTTATCGCGAATACAGGCAGGTTGTATCCGCCGCTTTATTCGAAAAGCAGGACATTGAACATATTCGCGCCCTGTTGATTGGATCATTTTGGCTGCCCGGAGCTTCGAGGATCTTGTTATGTGATGCCGTTCGGCGTGCTGGCGATGTAAGGCTTCATAGGTACATCGTCAAGGCTATCGATGCGAATTCGAATAATCCCTTGAGTCCCAGCAACAGCAGTATTGATCAGGCCGAGTCTCGGGATCGCGTAAGATTGTGGTATGGCATCTTTATGAGCgaccagcaccaagccatTCTGAATAACCGGGAATGCCTTCTTTCCCTGCACCTTGACGTTCTTGAAAGAAGAGACGAGTACTTGGAAAGCGAGGCGTGCAGCGACCACGACCTGCGCCTCGTTGCTCAATCCGCACTACTACTAATCATGGCCAGGATGAAACGGAAATTCGGATCAGAATACCCAATTCCAGTGCCAGAGTCCCGAGCCATCGACTTTCCCGAGTTCTCTGCCCAACTTGATGAATGGATCGAGAAATTCCGCCCAAGATTTCGTAGGTCTCACTTATTGACTTGCATGCAGGCATCAATAATATTTCTTGCTCCTACTACACAGGGACGCCAATGACTGACCAGCTTGGCAACTAGACCCGGGCCCAGAAATGGGCAAATTCCCGCCACTGGCATTCAGACTTCATTACCTTTTCGGCAAGCTGTATCTCGGCCACCATGTGTTTCGAGGCTTGCAAGGAAACATGATTCCCACAGCGCTGCTCACTGCAGCTGGGATGGCATACGATGCGGCCGTGGCCATCTTTCGAATGATACTTGACGCCGACGGACTTCTAAGCAATCTCTGGAAGGTTCCAGGGTATATTCACATCATGATATCATTCGCTGGCCATTTGCTTCTGGAACTGTGCATCAAACATCGGCTTCAGCTTAAAATTGATGTGGAGGAAGACTATCGCATGATTAATGCTGTAGTCTCAGCTTTGACCAGCATCCGCCTCATATCTACACATCCATTGCGCCGCGTTGCCAGCGGGCTTCAGAAGCGACTCTTCGAATTCGCTGCGCAGTACGGCAAGGAGAGCCTGGCTGATAATGGCACTGAGTGGTCCAAACGGATCGAGGAGGATGCTGTAGATCTTGAACTGGCTAAAGCTGGGGAAGTTGGGGATGTGCCACGGGAACCCCAAGGGCCATTGTTCGACATGGGCGCCACGGGGATGCCGAGCGACCTTTTCTTCACTGATTTCAGCGATTTCACATTCGAAGATTCTACAATGGACTTTCTGGGGGACGCGTAGTCTATCCCCGTGGTAGCCTTGTAAGGAAAAAGTTTGAGTAGGCTGAAATTGCGACAGAAAGGCTCCATTGGCAAGTCGCGACAAAGGCAGGCACAGGATGAGAATTAGCAATAGGAAGTAAATGGCTCAATACGCAGTTAAAGTCAATTACATAAAACGCGCTTTTCCGGCTTTTGTATGGCGGGAGAGAAGGCGTCATGCCATAATAATGATCCCCCCCTTCATTATGGTTGGTCATGCACGAAAACCACTGCCGAtctcggccatggcaagatggtgatggccgAGTATGGTTCACAAATACACTCGGTGTGTCAGTCCCCCTTCCAAGACAAAATCGCAAGATACCCCAGACTCTGCCTAGGTCAATCAACAAGTGAAACAACCGTACAATACTCCGGACTACCGCCTAACTCGTGGTTTTAGAGCTTTGACTACTCCGTTCTGCAGTCGCTAGTTAGTCTCGACTCATGACAGATACCACACTCACCAACCCACTCAACCACGACTACGCGACCTGCAGACATGAGTAACAGTCTCCAAACAAGTGCCAAATATCTCCAGTCACTGTTTGGGCTCGCCGGCAAGGTGGCCGTAGTGACTGGCGGAAGTTCTGGCATTGGGAGAGAGATGGCCACTGCCCTTGGCAAAGCTGGAGCATCGATTGTTCTTATTGCGCGGCGCACCGAACCTTTGCAGGAAGCTTCCAGGCATCTGACAAGTCTTGGGATCCGGGTCACAGCTTTTCCTATTGACGTCCGCGAAACGGAAGCCATTCGAAGTTCGGTTCTCGCAGACCACGGCGTCCCTGACATTCTCGTCAATGCTGCTGGGTTTAATCCTCGTCCACCGCTGGAACAACTTACCCAGAAGCAGTGGGACGATATTCTTGCTGTCAATTTGACTGCTCCGTTTGCACTTGGGCAGGCATTTGGGCCTGGGATGGCGCAAAGAGGTAGTGGGAGGATCATCAATGTCGCAAGCCAGCAGGCCTTTCGCGCATTCGGTAACAGCGGCGCTTACGGGCCATCCAAGGCTGGACTTGTTGCTTTGACGAGGTCTCAGGCTGAAGCGTGGTCTGCAAAGGGAGTCCTTTGCAATGCGGTTGTGCCGGGGCTTGTTGAAACACCAATGACCCAAGCTGTTCTCGCTGACGCTGAGAAAGCCAGGATGCACGCGACGCGGACAATGATAGGAAGAAACGGCGTACCTGAAGATTTTGGTGGCATAGCTATATATCTTGCTAGCCAGGCAAGCAACGCCGTCACAGGTCAGGTAATTTTTGTCGATGGAGGCTATTCGTCAACCTGACGCAAAATAATAGCGAATACCAAAACATTTTGTTTTGCCGTATCAGTGTGTCCTGTGTGCCCTATTACTGTACGGAGCGAGCTGGTAACTGTGGAATTGGGGTTCTCATTGCCTCTTCGATTGTGTCTTGCGTTTCGGACAGCAGTTGCAAGCCACGAGGTACTTGACcccaaagaagcaaaagtgcACACGGCATGTTCGTTGACCACTTACCAATTTACCCTAAAAATGTCTGTGCCAAGGAGTTTTGTAAAGACCCCAGAGAACAAGGACAGGGTTGAAGCAGGGCAACGGTTGGAACCTTGTTGATGTCTAGTAGGGTCACGTCGATCGCTGCACATGCTCAAGCATTTCTATAACAGGCGTAGTTTCGCAAGACTTCAtccaacttggcttggtcCACAACGCTTGGAGTCAAACTTTTGAACGTAGGATGCCATGCCACTCGCTACTCTTGCAAACTTGCTACTCGTACCGTAACTCTGCAATCCGGCAAGCTCAAAGGCAAATAGTGTTAATATTCGGTTTGCGTGACCATTCCTATTCCTATTGACTCCATTTCCTTCCCCAACTTTGACCTACTATTTGATTCGGATGTCACTTAACATCCCTGTCAATGAAGTTTGTCAACCGAGTTGAATCTGCGGGGAGTGACAGGGAGAAAGACCTCTTGAACAGGCGCCAGCACCGCTACTCTGCCCTGCCAATAGTTTGTTTCTATCCCCAATCACCCGGCCATGTCTGCCGAGTCACCCGCAAGTTGCTGAGGACACGAATTGAATAGGAAGCCTCTTGCATCTACTTGGCAACTCCCTTGGGTAGAAGCTGCCGTCTGGTATGTCAGACTTGGGGGGAAACAAAAGTCTTGCCACATTTGGGGGccccaaccaaccaaccaacca
The genomic region above belongs to Pochonia chlamydosporia 170 chromosome 2, whole genome shotgun sequence and contains:
- a CDS encoding short-chain dehydrogenase reductase sdr (similar to Colletotrichum gloeosporioides Nara gc5 XP_007282102.1), producing the protein MSNSLQTSAKYLQSLFGLAGKVAVVTGGSSGIGREMATALGKAGASIVLIARRTEPLQEASRHLTSLGIRVTAFPIDVRETEAIRSSVLADHGVPDILVNAAGFNPRPPLEQLTQKQWDDILAVNLTAPFALGQAFGPGMAQRGSGRIINVASQQAFRAFGNSGAYGPSKAGLVALTRSQAEAWSAKGVLCNAVVPGLVETPMTQAVLADAEKARMHATRTMIGRNGVPEDFGGIAIYLASQASNAVTGQVIFVDGGYSST